A window of Cryptomeria japonica chromosome 3, Sugi_1.0, whole genome shotgun sequence contains these coding sequences:
- the LOC131033761 gene encoding proline-rich receptor-like protein kinase PERK8, translating into MSAQAPSPAASGRVSPPTPNASSPSTNGSTPGSNSSPPPQQIRAPSPPSPPSPPPASSPPPPSTNPTTPPPVSSPPPSNSKVTPPSPSPPVQSPPPTANAQSPAGSPPPPANAPPAKSSPPPVNASPPAQSPPAPANVSPPVQSPPTKSSPPPKSSPTSPTPSIKPSTPPPAESPSKSSTLPPSIVSPTSSSPPPPSLSSPPKSSPTPNSPSPKESPPTPETPAPAGISSPPSSTTPGIGSSSSPTPNSTTPGTGSSSSPTPKSTLADGSPSSGNAPIAAITGIAVGALVVFAVFGVLFWYIRKKKRRDTYPGNYDGPAPPGSFSRKSDGVYASNAPNSNQYLARASSSTATPGYGYDNGYQGSKYSSGDAIAIPAPQVATSGLGNSKSWFTYEDLAIATNGFAPQNVLGEGGFGCVYKGYLEGGKVVAVKQLKIGGGQGEREFRAEVEIISRVHHRHLVSLVGYCIADSQRLLVYEYVPNGTLEYHLHGRGRPVMDWPTRLRIAIGAARGIAYLHEDCHPRIIHRDIKSANILLDDRFEAQVSDFGLAKLALDAHTHVTTRVMGTFGYMAPEYASSGKLTQRSDVFSFGVVLLELVTGRKPVDTSQPLGDESLVEWARPLLSHALEEGNFEALVDPRLEKNFDRGEMFRMIEAAAACVRHSAQRRPQMGQVVRALESDTAMADLNNGVKPGQSTMYNSAQYSADIRRFRRMAFGSQDVGSDFSGVSSEYDMNPSTSSSECHKSKEVEAKRSRHLKTDFESASGSEYPSSESETRPINISHSHKDETGERSSDELRTNFRSQPLKGR; encoded by the exons ATGTCTGCACAAGCTCCATCCCCTGCTGCTTCTGGTAGGGTCTCACCTCCTACCCCAAATGCATCTAGTCCTTCTACGAATGGATCAACCCCTGGCAGTAATTCCTCTCCCCCACCACAACAGATCCGAGCACCATCCCCACCAtccccaccatctcctcctccagcctcctctcctccacctcctTCAACCAATCCTACGACCCCACCTCCTGTCTCTTCTCctccaccatcaaattctaaaGTCACgcctccctctccttctcctccTGTTCAATCTCCACCACCTACTGCAAATGCACAATCCCCCGCTGGATCACCACCACCACCTGCAAATGCTCCTCCTGCTAAATCCTCACCACCTCCTGTAAATGCTTCACCTCCTGCTCAGTCACCACCAGCTCCAGCTAATGTTTCTCCTCCAGTTCAATCACCTCCCACCAAGTCGTCTCCACCACCAAAATCCTCTCCCACTTCTCCCACACCTTCTATAAAACCCTCCACTCCACCACCTGCCGAATCTCCATCAAAGTCCTCAACTTTACCCCCTTCCATTGTCTCACCTACTTCCTCGAGTCCACCACCGCCTTCTCTTTCATCTCCACCAAAATCGTCTCCGACGCCAAATTCCCCATCCCCCAAAGAATCGCCACCAACCCCAGAAACTCCAGCTCCAGCAGGAATTTCATCCCCACCATCTAGTACTACCCCCGGAAttggatcatcatcatctcctaCGCCAAACTCAACTACCCCTGGAACTGGATCCTCATCGTCTCCTACCCCAAAATCAACGCTTGCTGATGGATCTCCTAGTTCAGGGAATGCTCCTATAGCAGCAATTACAGGAATTGCAGTGGGCGCGTTAGTTGTCTTTGCTGTCTTTGGCGTTCTGTTTTGGTACATAAGGAAAAAGAAGAGGAGGGATACCTATCCTGGAAATTACGATGGACCTGCTCCACCGGGAAGCTTTTCACGCAAGTCAG ATGGAGTGTATGCATCTAATGCACCTAATTCCAATCAGTATTTGGCAAGAGCATCATCATCAACTGCTACTCCAGGATATGGTTATGATAATGGATACCAAGGCAGCAAATATTCTTCGGGTGATGCTATTGCAATTCCAGCACCACAAGTGGCTACATCTGGACTTGGCAATTCAAAATCCTGGTTCACCTATGAAGATCTGGCAATTGCAACAAATGGATTTGCACCTCAGAATGTACTTGGAGAGGGTGGCTTTGGATGTGTTTACAAAGGATATCTAGAAGGTGGAAAAGTTGTTGCAGTCAAACAGCTCAAAATAGGTGGTGGGCAAGGAGAGCGAGAATTTCGTGCTGAAGTAGAAATTATCAGTAGGGTTCACCATCGTCACCTGGTGTCTTTGGTTGGCTATTGCATTGCAGACAGTCAACGATTGCTTGTATATGAATATGTTCCTAATGGCACCCTTGAATACCATCTTCATG GGAGGGGAAGACCTGTAATGGACTGGCCAACCAGGCTAAGAATTGCCATTGGAGCAGCTCGTGGGATAGCATACCTGCATGAAGATT GTCATCCCCGAATAATTCACAGGGATATTAAGTCGGCAAACATTCTTTTGGATGACAGATTTGAAGCACAG GTGTCAGATTTTGGACTGGCAAAATTAGCATTAGATGCTCATACTCATGTCACAACACGTGTCATGGGAACCTTTGG GTATATGGCCCCAGAATATGCATCCAGTGGAAAGCTCACTCAAAGATCTGATGTATTCTCATTTGGTGTTGTATTGTTGGAGCTTGTTACTGGAAGGAAACCTGTTGATACATCACAGCCTCTTGGGGATGAGAGCTTGGTTGAATGG GCTCGACCTTTACTTAGTCACGCTCTTGAAGAAGGGAACTTTGAAGCATTGGTTGACCCAAGGCTTGAGAAGAACTTTGATCGGGGTGAAATGTTCCGGATGATTGAGGCAGCAGCGGCATGTGTACGCCACTCAGCTCAAAGAAGACCACAAATGGGACAG GTGGTGAGAGCATTGGAGAGTGATACTGCCATGGCAGATCTGAATAATGGAGTGAAACCCGGTCAGAGTACCATGTATAACTCTGCACAGTATTCTGCAGACATCAGACGATTTCGGAGGATGGCTTTTGGCAGCCAGGATGTTGGTAGTGATTTCAGTGGAGTCAGTAGTGAATATGACATGAATCCTTCTACCTCTAGCAGTGAATGTCACAAGAGCAAAGAAGTAGAAGCTAAGCGCTCTAGGCATTTGAAGACAGACTTTGAATCTGCTTCTGGAAGTGAGTACCCAAGTAGTGAATCTGAGACACGTCCTATAAACATTTCTCATTCCCATAAAGATGAAACAGGTGAAAGAAGTTCTGATGAGCTTCGTACTAATTTTCGCAGTCAGCCTCTTAAAGGACGTTAG